The genomic stretch CCCTTCCCCGGCACAACTGCACGGTAAAATTCTTCCAGCGTTTCAACAAGGGCAGCTGAGAAaagtggggctcagagaggttaagtgacttgcctcaCGTCTCACAGCTGGGAAGTGGAAAaatgagatttgaacccagatctgcagGGCCCCAGAACTCCACGGGCTTCCACAGCCTGGCTCCTGGCCAAACCGGACTGGTGGACAAGGCACTGGCCCAGTCAGATCACAGGATCACGGAGGGTGCCTGGGAGCCAAGACCACCTCTAGGCGAGATTAGGGGGCCACCCAGGAGATGAGCCCTGAAGAGGGCGTGCAGGAGAAAGTGGAGGGCTCCTGGGGGTGGAGGCTGGCCCAGAGCGGGGAATAGCGGGGAACAAGAAAGGCTGAAGCTGGACACCGCGGGCAGGAACCTGGGCATCCAAGGGCACGCCCAGACTGAGCTCTGGCCCCACTGGACCTGAGTCAGGACTGCACTGGAGGCCACCAGGTCCAGCTCCATGCAGGGAGCAGCGGCCGATGTAGGGGCTGAAGGCAAGGGGAGGCAGGACCCATCCCAGGCATGATCTGAACGAGGCTTGGGACCTGGGATCTGCCTCTTCAAAGGCAATTCCGAAGGACCTAGAGCAGTCGGGTCCCTTGCTCCTGGTGCAGGCCTTCCGTAGCGCTCTGGGGCCAGGCAGCCAGCCCGGGGTGTAGGGTCGGGGCCGACCAGCTTACCTGGAGCGCCCCCTTCACTGGCCCTCTTCTCGCCCGACCTTGCAAAAGGCACGTCCGTGGCAGACCTCATCTCCGAGCGGCAACTCCTAGCCGCCTTCGAGCGGCTGCGGCACCTGGAGACGGGGCTAGTGACCGAGAAAGCCTCGTGCGCCTTCCAGCAGGACCCCACGGGCTTTGCGCGGCGCGCCATGGACGTGTGCCTGCACTACGACGGGCTGGCCGCGGAGATCGGCGCCATCGTGCGCGAGACGCTGGGCCCGGATGGCGTGGACGCGGCCGCGCTCGCGGAGCTGGCCCGAGTGGTGCGCGCGGAAGAGGAGGCCCACCCGGAGCCCCCCGCAGACGGCGACTTTCTGCGCACGCCGCGCCGCTGGCGCCAGTACTGGGAGGACGCCGTGCGGCGGAGCGCAGAGGAGCGCGTGCGGCAGGCGGGCGCGGGGGAGGCCCCGGGGGCGGCCGACGCTGCTCCCGACTTGGCGCGGCTCCTGGCCGAGCTCGGCGCTTTGGTTCGCCGCGACCTGCAGAAGGTGCAGCGGGAGGTGCACCCCGCTTACGCGGCCGCCGGCTTCCCGGCGTGGGAGGCCTACCTGCGTGCCTTCCACGGCGCGGTGGCCGGGCGCCTCCAGGAGCTCGCGCACGACGCCCGCGGCTGCGAGCAGCTCTACGTGCTGCTGGACTGGGCCGCCAACGTCTACAGCAGGTGAGGCCCGGGCCGGCGGCCGGGGGGTGGGGCGAGGGCGAGGAGGGGCTGGCACTGCCCGCCCGCAAGGCCTTCGGGAACCTGCTCTGAAGGGCACAGGGcacctttctcctccttttcctccccgGGAGAGTGCTGGCTGTTAGGCACCCAAGATCCGAGATCCGGGAGCCCTTTGacatcctctcctccccctcccagacCCTGGTGCTCTCCCTTTCGGGTTCCCGAAGCTGGAGCGCTATTGGCGGGGTTGCTTCCGAGGCGGCGAGCCCAGGGAGTCCCCCCTAGTCCACACGGGGCCTTTGAGTGAACTGGCCAAGGGCGCCCCCTCCAGGCTGGACACAACCACGGCTCACCGCGCTCTTGAGGGCTGGCTTTCACCCCCAGTCTTGCTTTGGATGGACACCTCGGCTCTGCAGGGCTCTGCAGAACGTGATGGGGTGGGTCCCCCGTGCCCCTGAGCgctccccagctccccagctccccaggcaGGCGGGCAGTTGGAGGGGCGCCAAAGTGCTGGGCTCCTTAATATTCTGCGTGGCTGCAGACAGGCGCCCGCCCCGGTGTGGGCTGGATCCTAGCTGGACCCTGAACTGCAAGGTCCTGGGGGCGTTTAGAGCTCAATTTGGGTGAACCCCGAGCGAGAGGGTGGAGGTCACTCCCGAAGCAAGCTGGTCGAGGTCCATCCGGACTGCCTTTATGCTTTCGGGGCACGCTCTGCCGACTGCTTAGCCAGGAAATCCTGAGGTGGGAAACCGAGTGGATGGGCATTTGGCACGGAATCCCGGAGGGCGGGCTGGGGTGCTGGGCATGTGAATGGAAGCCCAGATTCCGGGCCTCACAGCGATGGCATTAGGCTTTGAGCCAAGGCAGAGGGCAGTGGGGACAGCCGCGGCCACATCAGAGTCCCGCCCAGACCTTCAGGCCCCGCCCTGCCTTCCAGTCCTGATTTCCTGGGCTCCCAGGACCAGGCTCTGCCCTCGGAGCCGCTGCCCCCACTCCTGGCACCGGACGTCTGGGCCCGACTGGAAGACGACTACACCAGCTTCCTGGAGGTGAGTCCGGAGCGGGGCCGGGCGAAGTGGGCGGGGTCCAGGTAGAGGGTGGTCAATGCCAGCGGGGTAAGGAGGCGCAGTGCCCAGGGTCAGAGCCTCTCGGCTCTGCGGCCTTGGGCATGGGCCTGTGCCCCAGCAGGGGTGCCCTTGTCGCCAAGGGCGTGCCCTAGGGCTTGGAGGTAGGGGGTCTCCCTCCTGGGAGGGTCTCACCGCGGCCCCTTCCCTGGCCCGCACAGACCAAGATCGCGAGCTGCTTCGATGGCATCCTGCAGCTGGAGCAGAGTCGCTGGGCGGCTGCGGAGGCCCCCGAAGAGCTGCAGGGCCTCTACCACACGCCGCTGTCCTTCGACGTCTGCATGGTGCGCCGGAGGGAAGGCCGTGGGTTTGGGCCTCTGGCGGTGGAGACTCTCTTATAAGACACAGTCACAACAGCCTCTCCCCATCGAACGGGAGCCTGAGGCCCCACGTGGGGAGCGGGCAGAAGTCCTCGGGTCTCATGACCAGGCTGGGAGAGCGAGGCCACAGCTCCCAGCTGAGCGGGGTAGGGGGATGGACCCTGTGGATGTGCGGAGCTGGGAGGGCTGACCCCCTGGAAATCGGGGCCCCTGGAAGTCGGAGCCGAGACTGGGAGGCAgagcggggagggtggagacGTCCCTGCGCCACGATTGGTCGCTGGGGCCATCGGGACAGAGGGCTCAGAGGCGCTCGCTCGCAGCTTGTCGCGGAGCACGTGAAGGCGGCCGGCGCCATCTCCAGAGAACTGGAGGCCACCACGTTGGGGATCTGCGCGCGGGCGCTGGGGCTCTTCCTGCACAGGTGCGGGCGAATCCTGGGCCGGGATGTGGTGGGCGGGGTGGCCAGGGTGTGGAAGCTGGTTGTCCCTGGGGGGACCCATTCATCCCGTTACCTCGGAATACGAGATTCTGGACAACTGGGAGGGAGAAACCTGGAGGGCGGACTCGGGGTCTTAGCAGCCAGGGAGAGTCTCCAAGGCCCCTGCGTACCCCGCCCCCCAGGTTCGAAAAGGCTTTTCTGGAGTCCGGGGCGGTGACCGAGCCTAACCTGTGCGCCAGCATCAATGCCTGCGAGGAGCTCAGGTGGGTTTGTCCCGCGGTGCCAGGCGGGACCGGCAGGGGGCGCGCGAGCCCTGGGAACCGCCACGCAGACGCTGGCCCTGCGGCCCCAAAGCGGCCATCCCCAGAGGCCTTCTGAAGGGGACCCTCTCTCTGTGCTCGGCCCCGCCCCTGTCCCCGCCATGGGGTCCTCTCTTGGCCCCGCAGAGCTGAGGCCCTGGGAGGGACGCAGGGAGCTTCAGGGCTGAGCAGAGGCCGAGGTTCCAACCACCCTTGCCCAGCTCATCCCTGCCACCCAGGGCTCCATCTCTCCTCCCTCAtcccactcagccttcttactTTTAGGGACCCTGTCTCTTCTTGGAAGCCTGCCTCCCTCCCGACCCCAACCCTCAGGGCCTTGCTGGTGCCGGAGCCTGGGTTCCTCTACCTCCAGGGGACAGTGGCCCTCCCCTGTGGGCTGCCAGAGCCTTCAGCCCCAGGCCAAGCCATAGTGTCCCCCAACTGAAGACGCATCAGCTACTGCTGATGGCCTGACGTCCCCAAGGACAGACGGGAATGCAGTGTAGGGGCTCAGAAAGGCATTGCTGCTGGTCGACAGTCACGCAGGCAGTACTTGTTGGATCTGGGAACCCAAAGCACGACCGTGGTAAAGCGCTGGCTCGCTAACACTCTTCTGTCCCTAGACTGTGCCAGGCTGGTCCTGGGCACAGGGGACTCTGGTGTAGGCCATCTCTGGTCAAGCCCTGATAGAAATTTAGCCTGCCTTTCTGTGTCCCTgcctttctggagaaggaaatggcaacccactccagtactcttgtcaggaaaatcccatggatggaggagcctggcgagctacagtccatggggtcacagagttggactcaactgagagacttcactttctgtgTCCCTGGGCTGCAAACTGGGAGAGCCTAGCCCTGTCTCCTCAATGGTGAAATGGGGACATTGTGATATTTGGAGAGGCAGTTATGAggctcagagggcttccctgggagctcagaggataaagaatccacctgcaatgtagaagacctgggttcaatccccgggttgggaagatcctctggagaagggaatggaaacccactccagtattctggcctggagaatcccatggacagaggagcctggcgggctgcagtccatggggtcacagagtcagactcgactgagcgactatccCGAGCGTCTGAGGAGGGCCTCTGTGCCAGGAGGGGCTGTGCTGCACTGTTCTGTCGCCAGGAGGGATGAGGTCTGGCTCAGCCCTGCCACAGGGGCCCTGCCATGCGGTGGGACCTCGACACTCCCCTGGCCCACCCCTCCGTGCTCGGCTCCCGGGCGCACTGCCGCCCCCTCACGTGACCATTCccagggcttctcactgtgcCGCCCCAGGGGGCTGCCCTTCACACTATAGTCTGAGTGATTGGAGCTGGGGTGGCACCCAGCCTTCACGACTGTATGCCAGGCCGTGAGCCCTTGCCCACTTTCCCCAATCctggcccctccccctgcccaggaCTCATCTTCTGGCCAAGTTCCCAGAAAGCTTTGGAGAGCTGGAGAAGGCCCTGGGGGCTGCCGCCCGAACCTTTCAGAAGCGGCTGCTCCAGGGCTTGCAGGGCGCTGTGCAGGTGAGGGGGTGGGCCCTTCTCTCCCCACTTTCCTTGCCCAGCAGGTGCACCCTGTGTCCTGGATCCCGGGGGCCCAAGTCACAGCACTCATTTACCGTAGGGGCGTGTTGGGGTGGTGTTTCAGGGGCAGGCAGGGAACCCAGAcaggttcccagctgagcaaGAACAGTTGGGAACAATTGCCTTCTTCCTTCAcgccctgggcttctctggtggctcagctggtgaagaatccgcctataactgcaggacacccaggttccacccctgggtgaggaggatcccctggagaagggaatggcaacccagtctagtacacttgcctggagaatcccatggacggaggtacagtccatgcggtcacaaagagtcggacacgactaagcgactaaccctttcactctcctctcagagACAACTCTGAGACTCTCTGAGGACCCTCTCCACAGAGCGGGTGCATCTAGGGAATGGCGCCTCATCCAGCCCCTCAAAGCGCCGCCAGGACTCCCGAGGCAAGGGCTGGCTAGAGGCTCAAACTCCAACCATGCCCACGGGGCCTGCCGGCCTGGAGGAGGCAGTCTCAGAGATTTCTCATCAGGGAAAGGTCTAGAGCCAGGAGAGGGGCTGTCTCCAAGGTACCGTAGAGAAGGGGGTCAGCTCCCCAGACTTTCTTCCTGATGCCAGCTCGCCCTTTGTCCTGAATCGCCCCTGTCCGGAGCCATGAGGGGAGGACGCCCGGACCCCAGGGGAGGCTCTAGTGGGTGCTGGGGGTCAGCCCTCGGCCGACTGCCCACCGCTCTGCCCCTAGCCGCTCTTCAGGGTCCTGTGCACCAAGGCCTGGCTGACCCAGGACCTGCTGCAGCCCCTCATGGACAAGGTGGTGGCCTTCTCGGGCCTCCTCGAGCACATGGCCCCACCCCTGGCCCAGGTAtccgggggtgggggcaggcgcTGGTGGGCACATGCCCTGGGCTCCTCCCGGTGACCCTGACCTCTACCCCCAGGAGACTTTGCAGCAGGTGCACCGCTACGTTGTCCGCGAGTACCTGGCGCAGGCGCTGCGACCCCGCGAGCGGCTCCGGGGTGTGGACCGCCGGAACGGCTCCCAGAAGATGGTCCTCGAGGCGCAGGCCATCGGCAATACCTTCCAGTGCTTGGTAGGAGCATCACCCGACTGCCCCCGGGCGCTGGCCTTCTTGGGGGTTCTCCAGCCCACGAACCCTCCAAAAGCGCCCCGCTCAGTCTGATTTCAGCTCGCCCCCTGTAAGAGACCCCCGGTGGGCGGGCTTTGGCAAAGGATTCGAGGCACTCTCCAAGTGCTGGGGCCGGGCCAGGTGGGGAGGACACGCAGCATATGTTTGCGTTGATTTGCATGTACTTTGTGGGGGATGTAGGGGAGGGATGAGGGTCGCAGCCCCGTCTGATGGGCGGGGACTGTGTGGGAcctctcctccaccccacccccagcaaagaGAGCTCAGGCATATCCTCCCCACACAGACACCCCTGATCTGGGCCGCTGGTCCCCGACTCCCCGTCTGATGCCAGGCAGGCCTTCCCCGCGGGGCCTGGGCTCACCTGCCTGAGTAGACACAGAAAGCCTCTTCTGTGCtgtgtggtggggagggaagaggaaccCTGAGCCAGGGCGCGACCCCTTCCGCGCGGCGGGAGGCAGTCCCGGTGGGGCCACAGTGGTGGCTGCAGGAGGGCTAAACCGGGCACTCACCGAGGGGCTGCagtcaggggtgggggtggcccaCCGCGCTGCGTCTCTGCAGGGCTCCCAGGCCACATGGCTGGGCCAAGCTATCCCATGCGTGGCTGACATACTGGGTGAGACTTACAAAGACGACATCAGGCGGCACCTGGAGACGCTCATCAGAAGCTACCCTGACATCAGGTTCCTACCCCGGAGCTGGTTCTGGGACGGGAGACAGGGAGGGGGCCTCGGGGCGGGGCTCGGACTAGCACCGGCCTCCGTGCACAGGTGCCAGCAGCGCGACCTGTGGGCCCCGGACCCTCAGGCTGTGGGGGCCTTGGTGGGATCGTCGCTGCCCTTCCCTGGTGTTCTAATCTCACCGTCCTCATTCAGTCTTGTGGTCCCTGGAGTCTGAAGGGAGCCAGAGCCCTTCCTCCAGCGAGTCTTAGGGGGAGGCACAGGCCCCCAGCTCCGGGAGAAAGCCCTTTCTGGAAGCCCCGAGACCTGCCAGCAGGAAGAAGGCTTTGATCCtagggtgtgtgttggggggtggtgaGTCATCACGCACCGGGAAATCCCAGCTGAATCTCCTCAGGCCTTGGAGATTCCAGGATGGGGAGGCGACAGAAAGCCCAGGCCTAGCCTCTTCCTGGTCCCCTGCCCCGCTCCGCCCCACCAGAGAATCCTCTGATCCCAGCCCTCTGCATCTGTTTGGCCTTGATTCAGAGTAACTGCGAATAGGCAGAAGGTTTCCCTTTTGGCCCCTCGGGGTTTTCCTGCGCAGGCTGGCCGGCCCTCCCTGGCTGCGGGAGACAGTGCTTCCAGCTCTTTGGGGTGCTCGGGGCGGGAGGGGCAGCACACTGGGCCAAGCTTCCCACCCCACGTGCCTCTCTGCTTGCCGCTGTGCCGGGGCTCCCCAGCAGGGTTCTCAGGGGAAGAGGCTCTGACTCCCCTGCCTGCCACACTCCTGGCATCAGGGCATGGCGGCGCCCTGCTGCCTCCCTAGGTCCACTAGGTTTCCGGAACCTCGGCCTGGGGCTCAGAGGCCATTCCCATCAGGCTTGCCTCTTCCCGTCTCCGCCGGGCTTTGCACCCTTCAAGACCCAGGCACCCCCAGGAATGCTGGGTGCCCTAGCGCTTCCAGTCTGAGCCGCGGGGTCCCCCTCGCCCTGGGGTCCGGGGTGTCACTGGAGCTGTCGCGTCTGCAGCGGGGGCCCGCGTGTCTCTGCAGGCGGGACCACGTGCTGGCCATCCTGGCACTGCGCCGACTGGGCCGCCGTCGGAACCAGCACTTCCTGCGCCACGCCCAGGCTGTGCTGAGGGCTGCCGCCAAGGCCGGGGGCTCCGGGGCCGCCGGGGGCCGCGTGCTCTTCGAGGAGATCGAGTTGGGCACCGGCGTGGACGTGCTGGTCACCTGCATCTAGCGCTGCTGGCCTGAAAGGGGGCGGCCCCGGGGGACGGAGGGGCGGCCACCTGCCCCTAGGGACCGAGCCCCAAGCCGGGGACTGGGAGGCAGCCCCAGCGCAGCCCCAGGCCTGAAGCCCCCCGTGGGGGACcgtccatcctcctcctcctgatgGCCAGGGGAGGTCATGCCAGGCATGCCAGCAAGCCTGAGAGGCATTCCAGGCATTTGGAGGAGGGTTTGGTGCAGAAGTTCCCTTTGGTACTGCCCACCCGGGAAGGCCTCCTGTATAACTGTCCCGCACCACCCCCAATGTGAAAATGAAGAAcagagtatttatttttaaactaaacatgaaataaaatggtATCTGTCTAAGGAGAGGCGGGGCCAAGTTGACTGTAGACAGAAGGTCCGTGTCCCCACACACCCAGGGGCCGGCCAGAGGTTCTGTGCTGACTGCCTTTTCCTGCCCACTGTACCAACAGGGAGACTGAGGCAAGTCTGAACTGGGAAAGCCCACTGCCGTGGTTACAGAGCAAAACAAACTTCAACCCTGGTTTCCCGAGGCCCCTGGCCTCACGTGCCCAGTGAGCCTCGTCCCACAGGGGTGGGCACTGCTCTGTCATGTTCTAAGCAATCCTGCACCCTGGCAGATAAGGAAAGGCCAAAGCTTGTTCTACAGCTTGAGGTATTTGGGTTAGATGTGCGAGGGACTTCCCAGCAGTGAAAGTTGTGTGCTGCCACAGGGCAAGTGTCAGCCTGGAGTGAGTGTGTGGAGGGGTGGACCCTGCCAGTCCTGGCTGTGGACCTGAGGCTGCAAGGAGCATACTCAGGCCTGACCCCTGCAAACCTCCctcttcatctttctctctcGAACCCGTGGCACTGAAATTTGGCTCCAGCCTGCAAGCAAGGCTGCTAGGAAACCCCGTTTGTATTGGCAACCTGGGGCTCTCCAAGAAAGGGAGTGCTGAGATGGGAGATTGACAGGGAGGCGCTGATGGAGGCCCCACCAGCtgcctctcccccaccctccccctgctGGTTTCCTGGGGGGTCAGGAGCAAGTGCCAGGCAC from Ovis canadensis isolate MfBH-ARS-UI-01 breed Bighorn chromosome 18, ARS-UI_OviCan_v2, whole genome shotgun sequence encodes the following:
- the LOC138423587 gene encoding exocyst complex component 3-like protein 4 isoform X7, with product MPLPQTQASGLELHRPQEPVEPHTPAQGARRASSEDAPGAQHEGFRPGLGTLRRALSRASQRASVRASQGDAGLLRLSGRFLFGSLRRTPDNCPAVDQTGVTSEPGPACGRKGSSKAKEDVGRRLSTGAGPEEVKGTSVADLISERQLLAAFERLRHLETGLVTEKASCAFQQDPTGFARRAMDVCLHYDGLAAEIGAIVRETLGPDGVDAAALAELARVVRAEEEAHPEPPADGDFLRTPRRWRQYWEDAVRRSAEERVRQAGAGEAPGAADAAPDLARLLAELGALVRRDLQKVQREVHPAYAAAGFPAWEAYLRAFHGAVAGRLQELAHDARGCEQLYVLLDWAANVYSSPDFLGSQDQALPSEPLPPLLAPDVWARLEDDYTSFLETKIASCFDGILQLEQSRWAAAEAPEELQGLYHTPLSFDVCMLVAEHVKAAGAISRELEATTLGICARALGLFLHRFEKAFLESGAVTEPNLCASINACEELRTHLLAKFPESFGELEKALGAAARTFQKRLLQGLQGAVQETLQQVHRYVVREYLAQALRPRERLRGVDRRNGSQKMVLEAQAIGNTFQCLGSQATWLGQAIPCVADILGETYKDDIRRHLETLIRSYPDIRRDHVLAILALRRLGRRRNQHFLRHAQAVLRAAAKAGGSGAAGGRVLFEEIELGTGVDVLVTCI
- the LOC138423587 gene encoding exocyst complex component 3-like protein 4 isoform X6, which gives rise to MPLPQTQASGLELHRPQEPVEPHTPAQGARRASSEDAPGAQHEGFRPGLGTLRRALSRASQRASVRASQGDAGLLRLSGRFLFGSLRRTPDNCPAVDQTGVTSEPGPACGRKGSSKAKEDVGRRLSTGAGPEEVKGTSVADLISERQLLAAFERLRHLETGLVTEKASCAFQQDPTGFARRAMDVCLHYDGLAAEIGAIVRETLGPDGVDAAALAELARVVRAEEEAHPEPPADGDFLRTPRRWRQYWEDAVRRSAEERVRQAGAGEAPGAADAAPDLARLLAELGALVRRDLQKVQREVHPAYAAAGFPAWEAYLRAFHGAVAGRLQELAHDARGCEQLYVLLDWAANVYSSPDFLGSQDQALPSEPLPPLLAPDVWARLEDDYTSFLETKIASCFDGILQLEQSRWAAAEAPEELQGLYHTPLSFDVCMLVAEHVKAAGAISRELEATTLGICARALGLFLHRFEKAFLESGAVTEPNLCASINACEELRTHLLAKFPESFGELEKALGAAARTFQKRLLQGLQGAVQPLFRVLCTKAWLTQDLLQPLMDKVVAFSGLLEHMAPPLAQETLQQVHRYVVREYLAQALRPRERLRGVDRRNGSQKMVLEAQAIGNTFQCLGSQATWLGQAIPCVADILGETYKDDIRRHLETLIRSYPDIRRDHVLAILALRRLGRRRNQHFLRHAQAVLRAAAKAGGSGAAGGRVLFEEIELGTGVDVLVTCI
- the LOC138423587 gene encoding exocyst complex component 3-like protein 4 isoform X3, whose protein sequence is MDRGSQASEEAPSPGSQSRPDEQAGGTAQPTDCWEVEATAPQLLKSSSAAAKMPLPQTQASGLELHRPQEPVEPHTPAQGARRASSEDAPGAQHEGFRPGLGTLRRALSRASQRASVRASQGDAGLLRLSGRFLFGSLRRTPDNCPAVDQTGVTSEPGPACGRKGSSKAKEDVGRRLSTGAGPEEVKGTSVADLISERQLLAAFERLRHLETGLVTEKASCAFQQDPTGFARRAMDVCLHYDGLAAEIGAIVRETLGPDGVDAAALAELARVVRAEEEAHPEPPADGDFLRTPRRWRQYWEDAVRRSAEERVRQAGAGEAPGAADAAPDLARLLAELGALVRRDLQKVQREVHPAYAAAGFPAWEAYLRAFHGAVAGRLQELAHDARGCEQLYVLLDWAANVYSRLDTTTAHRALEGWLSPPVLLWMDTSALQGSAERDGDQALPSEPLPPLLAPDVWARLEDDYTSFLETKIASCFDGILQLEQSRWAAAEAPEELQGLYHTPLSFDVCMLVAEHVKAAGAISRELEATTLGICARALGLFLHRFEKAFLESGAVTEPNLCASINACEELRTHLLAKFPESFGELEKALGAAARTFQKRLLQGLQGAVQETLQQVHRYVVREYLAQALRPRERLRGVDRRNGSQKMVLEAQAIGNTFQCLGSQATWLGQAIPCVADILGETYKDDIRRHLETLIRSYPDIRRDHVLAILALRRLGRRRNQHFLRHAQAVLRAAAKAGGSGAAGGRVLFEEIELGTGVDVLVTCI
- the LOC138423587 gene encoding exocyst complex component 3-like protein 4 isoform X2, producing the protein MDRGSQASEEAPSPGSQSRPDEQAGGTAQPTDCWEVEATAPQLLKSSSAAAKMPLPQTQASGLELHRPQEPVEPHTPAQGARRASSEDAPGAQHEGFRPGLGTLRRALSRASQRASVRASQGDAGLLRLSGRFLFGSLRRTPDNCPAVDQTGVTSEPGPACGRKGSSKAKEDVGRRLSTGAGPEEVKGTSVADLISERQLLAAFERLRHLETGLVTEKASCAFQQDPTGFARRAMDVCLHYDGLAAEIGAIVRETLGPDGVDAAALAELARVVRAEEEAHPEPPADGDFLRTPRRWRQYWEDAVRRSAEERVRQAGAGEAPGAADAAPDLARLLAELGALVRRDLQKVQREVHPAYAAAGFPAWEAYLRAFHGAVAGRLQELAHDARGCEQLYVLLDWAANVYSSPDFLGSQDQALPSEPLPPLLAPDVWARLEDDYTSFLETKIASCFDGILQLEQSRWAAAEAPEELQGLYHTPLSFDVCMLVAEHVKAAGAISRELEATTLGICARALGLFLHRFEKAFLESGAVTEPNLCASINACEELRTHLLAKFPESFGELEKALGAAARTFQKRLLQGLQGAVQPLFRVLCTKAWLTQDLLQPLMDKVVAFSGLLEHMAPPLAQETLQQVHRYVVREYLAQALRPRERLRGVDRRNGSQKMVLEAQAIGNTFQCLGSQATWLGQAIPCVADILGETYKDDIRRHLETLIRSYPDIRRDHVLAILALRRLGRRRNQHFLRHAQAVLRAAAKAGGSGAAGGRVLFEEIELGTGVDVLVTCI
- the LOC138423587 gene encoding exocyst complex component 3-like protein 4 isoform X1; translation: MDRGSQASEEAPSPGSQSRPDEQAGGTAQPTDCWEVEATAPQLLKSSSAAAKMPLPQTQASGLELHRPQEPVEPHTPAQGARRASSEDAPGAQHEGFRPGLGTLRRALSRASQRASVRASQGDAGLLRLSGRFLFGSLRRTPDNCPAVDQTGVTSEPGPACGRKGSSKAKEDVGRRLSTGAGPEEVKGTSVADLISERQLLAAFERLRHLETGLVTEKASCAFQQDPTGFARRAMDVCLHYDGLAAEIGAIVRETLGPDGVDAAALAELARVVRAEEEAHPEPPADGDFLRTPRRWRQYWEDAVRRSAEERVRQAGAGEAPGAADAAPDLARLLAELGALVRRDLQKVQREVHPAYAAAGFPAWEAYLRAFHGAVAGRLQELAHDARGCEQLYVLLDWAANVYSRLDTTTAHRALEGWLSPPVLLWMDTSALQGSAERDGDQALPSEPLPPLLAPDVWARLEDDYTSFLETKIASCFDGILQLEQSRWAAAEAPEELQGLYHTPLSFDVCMLVAEHVKAAGAISRELEATTLGICARALGLFLHRFEKAFLESGAVTEPNLCASINACEELRTHLLAKFPESFGELEKALGAAARTFQKRLLQGLQGAVQPLFRVLCTKAWLTQDLLQPLMDKVVAFSGLLEHMAPPLAQETLQQVHRYVVREYLAQALRPRERLRGVDRRNGSQKMVLEAQAIGNTFQCLGSQATWLGQAIPCVADILGETYKDDIRRHLETLIRSYPDIRRDHVLAILALRRLGRRRNQHFLRHAQAVLRAAAKAGGSGAAGGRVLFEEIELGTGVDVLVTCI
- the LOC138423587 gene encoding exocyst complex component 3-like protein 4 isoform X4, whose amino-acid sequence is MPLPQTQASGLELHRPQEPVEPHTPAQGARRASSEDAPGAQHEGFRPGLGTLRRALSRASQRASVRASQGDAGLLRLSGRFLFGSLRRTPDNCPAVDQTGVTSEPGPACGRKGSSKAKEDVGRRLSTGAGPEEVKGTSVADLISERQLLAAFERLRHLETGLVTEKASCAFQQDPTGFARRAMDVCLHYDGLAAEIGAIVRETLGPDGVDAAALAELARVVRAEEEAHPEPPADGDFLRTPRRWRQYWEDAVRRSAEERVRQAGAGEAPGAADAAPDLARLLAELGALVRRDLQKVQREVHPAYAAAGFPAWEAYLRAFHGAVAGRLQELAHDARGCEQLYVLLDWAANVYSRLDTTTAHRALEGWLSPPVLLWMDTSALQGSAERDGDQALPSEPLPPLLAPDVWARLEDDYTSFLETKIASCFDGILQLEQSRWAAAEAPEELQGLYHTPLSFDVCMLVAEHVKAAGAISRELEATTLGICARALGLFLHRFEKAFLESGAVTEPNLCASINACEELRTHLLAKFPESFGELEKALGAAARTFQKRLLQGLQGAVQPLFRVLCTKAWLTQDLLQPLMDKVVAFSGLLEHMAPPLAQETLQQVHRYVVREYLAQALRPRERLRGVDRRNGSQKMVLEAQAIGNTFQCLGSQATWLGQAIPCVADILGETYKDDIRRHLETLIRSYPDIRRDHVLAILALRRLGRRRNQHFLRHAQAVLRAAAKAGGSGAAGGRVLFEEIELGTGVDVLVTCI
- the LOC138423587 gene encoding exocyst complex component 3-like protein 4 isoform X5, whose amino-acid sequence is MDRGSQASEEAPSPGSQSRPDEQAGGTAQPTDCWEVEATAPQLLKSSSAAAKMPLPQTQASGLELHRPQEPVEPHTPAQGARRASSEDAPGAQHEGFRPGLGTLRRALSRASQRASVRASQGDAGLLRLSGRFLFGSLRRTPDNCPAVDQTGVTSEPGPACGRKGSSKAKEDVGRRLSTGAGPEEVKGTSVADLISERQLLAAFERLRHLETGLVTEKASCAFQQDPTGFARRAMDVCLHYDGLAAEIGAIVRETLGPDGVDAAALAELARVVRAEEEAHPEPPADGDFLRTPRRWRQYWEDAVRRSAEERVRQAGAGEAPGAADAAPDLARLLAELGALVRRDLQKVQREVHPAYAAAGFPAWEAYLRAFHGAVAGRLQELAHDARGCEQLYVLLDWAANVYSSPDFLGSQDQALPSEPLPPLLAPDVWARLEDDYTSFLETKIASCFDGILQLEQSRWAAAEAPEELQGLYHTPLSFDVCMLVAEHVKAAGAISRELEATTLGICARALGLFLHRFEKAFLESGAVTEPNLCASINACEELRTHLLAKFPESFGELEKALGAAARTFQKRLLQGLQGAVQETLQQVHRYVVREYLAQALRPRERLRGVDRRNGSQKMVLEAQAIGNTFQCLGSQATWLGQAIPCVADILGETYKDDIRRHLETLIRSYPDIRRDHVLAILALRRLGRRRNQHFLRHAQAVLRAAAKAGGSGAAGGRVLFEEIELGTGVDVLVTCI